In a genomic window of Deinococcus aquaedulcis:
- a CDS encoding RHS repeat protein, with protein sequence MAAFLGPWGTFTRPVRRMVIIALLAVGAAKAEQCVVAEPPDLFRLDLLSQVTSRFEAPDYQVTLTSHYVQGRLATLERHAVNSAGPFHSVKTYTYNRQGQRESITTNAQGFRETPVTWTLTYQYDAAGRLTGYVSPAVDNYVFHPVVTCISSGAEILEQAQPADALPGHALRYLLNAQGQVTEMHRLPQHPNDQSRDITRYTYQNGIIERIVDTSYDAERVTFVGTRFYNALGMVIRDTRVFFSQDGDKEFEVVSTFEYVVDEHGNWTECREYEEQDGKRTLVSTTKRTLVYKQ encoded by the coding sequence ATGGCTGCTTTCCTGGGGCCCTGGGGCACCTTCACTCGACCGGTCCGTCGGATGGTCATCATTGCGCTTCTGGCGGTTGGGGCTGCGAAGGCTGAACAGTGCGTGGTGGCCGAGCCACCCGACCTCTTTCGCCTGGACCTGCTCAGCCAGGTGACCTCGCGCTTCGAAGCGCCGGACTATCAGGTCACCTTGACCAGCCACTACGTCCAGGGCCGTTTAGCGACCCTTGAACGCCACGCGGTCAATTCAGCGGGGCCGTTTCATTCAGTCAAGACCTACACCTACAACCGCCAGGGACAACGTGAAAGCATCACCACCAACGCGCAGGGGTTTCGGGAAACCCCTGTCACCTGGACCCTGACGTACCAGTACGACGCCGCTGGCCGCCTGACGGGTTACGTCAGTCCAGCAGTAGACAACTACGTGTTTCATCCCGTCGTGACGTGCATTTCCTCAGGCGCCGAGATCCTGGAGCAGGCCCAGCCCGCCGATGCGCTCCCAGGGCACGCCCTCCGGTACCTCCTGAACGCCCAGGGCCAGGTGACCGAAATGCACCGCTTGCCCCAGCACCCGAACGACCAGAGCCGGGATATCACCCGGTACACCTATCAGAACGGCATCATCGAGCGGATCGTCGACACCTCGTACGACGCCGAGCGGGTCACGTTCGTTGGCACCCGCTTCTACAATGCCCTCGGCATGGTTATTCGCGATACCCGCGTCTTTTTCAGCCAGGATGGGGATAAAGAGTTTGAGGTTGTCTCCACTTTTGAATACGTTGTCGATGAGCATGGGAACTGGACAGAATGCCGGGAATATGAGGAGCAAGACGGCAAGAGAACCCTCGTCAGCACCACCAAACGGACACTGGTCTATAAGCAGTAG